In a genomic window of Zingiber officinale cultivar Zhangliang chromosome 9B, Zo_v1.1, whole genome shotgun sequence:
- the LOC122025666 gene encoding ammonium transporter 1 member 2-like isoform X2: MSCSSLDLAPLLGGGMNGSAAADYICNQLSDAGHAIDTTYLLFSTYLVFAMQLGFAMLCAGSVRAKNTMNIMLTNVLDAAAGGLFYYLFGFAFAFGKPSNGFIGTRFFALKGVPDPSFDYSNFLFQWSFAIAVAGITSGSIAERTQFAAYLIYSSFLTGFVYPIVSHWFWSADGWAAAGRNAGESLLFDSGVIDFAGSGVVHLVGGVGGLWGALIEGPRIGRFDHAGRSVALRGHSATLVVLGTFLLWFGWYGFNPGSFAVIFKTYGPSGSSHGQWSAVGRTAVTTTLAGCTAALTTLFGKRLQTGHWKVADVCNGLLGGFAAITAGCSVVEPWAAIICGFVSAWVLIGLNHLAAALQFDDPLEAAQLHGGCGAWGIIFTALFATERYVNEVYPGRAVRPYGLLMGGGGRLLAANLVEILVIAGWVSATMGPLFYAMHKLGLLRISADEEMAGMDLTRHGGFAYVYHDEEPKPATALALNGRRILLTKSNRTSPNPNAEPSSRLFIFLSSYGACSTAYTQVSLTHAPLA; the protein is encoded by the exons ATGTCGTGCTCGTCGTTGGATCTGGCGCCGCTCCTTGGAGGCGGCATGAACGGCTCAGCCGCAGCCGACTACATCTGCAACCAGCTCTCCGACGCCGGCCACGCCATCGACACCACCTACCTCCTATTCTCCACCTACCTCGTTTTCGCCATGCAACTCGGCTTCGCCATGCTCTGCGCCGGCTCCGTGCGCGCCAAGAACACCATGAACATCATGCTCACCAACGTGCTCGACGCGGCCGCCGGCGGACTTTTCTACTACCTCTTCGGCTTCGCCTTCGCCTTCGGCAAACCCTCCAACGGTTTCATCGGCACCCGATTTTTCGCCCTTAAGGGCGTGCCTGACCCGAGCTTCGACTACTCCAACTTCCTCTTCCAGTGGTCCTTCGCCATTGCCGTCGCCGGCATCACCTCCGGGTCCATCGCCGAGCGCACACAGTTTGCCGCCTACCTCATCTACTCCTCCTTCCTCACCGGATTCGTCTACCCAATCGTATCTCACTG GTTTTGGTCGGCCGACGGGTGGGCGGCGGCTGGGAGGAACGCCGGGGAATCGCTGCTGTTTGATTCCGGAGTGATCGACTTCGCAGGGTCGGGAGTGGTCCACTTGGTGGGGGGCGTCGGAGGGCTGTGGGGGGCCCTCATCGAGGGCCCCCGCATCGGACGCTTCGACCACGCCGGCCGCTCGGTGGCCCTCCGCGGCCACTCCGCCACCCTGGTGGTGCTCGGCACTTTCCTCCTCTGGTTCGGTTGGTACGGTTTCAACCCCGGATCATTCGCCGTCATCTTTAAGACCTACGGCCCCAGTGGCTCCAGTCACGGTCAGTGGTCCGCCGTCGGACGCACCGCCGTCACCACCACCCTCGCTGGCTGCACCGCCGCGCTCACGACCCTCTTCGGTAAGCGCCTGCAGACGGGCCACTGGAAGGTGGCCGACGTCTGCAACGGGCTCCTCGGCGGCTTCGCGGCCATCACCGCCGGATGCTCGGTGGTCGAGCCTTGGGCCGCCATCATCTGCGGCTTCGTCTCCGCCTGGGTGCTCATCGGCCTCAACCACCTCGCGGCGGCGCTCCAGTTCGACGACCCCCTTGAGGCCGCGCAGCTCCACGGCGGCTGCGGCGCTTGGGGAATCATCTTCACGGCGCTGTTCGCGACGGAGAGGTACGTGAACGAGGTGTACCCGGGGCGAGCCGTGCGGCCCTACGGACTCCTCATGGGAGGCGGCGGCCGCCTCCTGGCCGCCAATCTCGTGGAGATCCTCGTCATCGCCGGGTGGGTCAGCGCCACCATGGGGCCTCTCTTCTACGCCATGCACAAGCTCGGCCTCCTCCGCATCTCCGCCGATGAAGAGATGGCCGGCATGGACCTCACTCGCCACGGCGGCTTCGCCTACGTCTACCACGACGAAGAACCAAAGCCTGCCACCGCACTAGCGCTCAA TGGACGTAGAATTCTCCTGACTAAATCGAACCGAACGAGTCCAAATCCTAATGCCGAACCGAGTTCAAGATTATTCATTTTCTTATCCAGCTATGGAGCTTGTTCAACAGCTTACACGCAAGTATCTCTCACTCATGCCCCTCTGGCATAG
- the LOC122025666 gene encoding ammonium transporter 1 member 1-like isoform X1 yields MSCSSLDLAPLLGGGMNGSAAADYICNQLSDAGHAIDTTYLLFSTYLVFAMQLGFAMLCAGSVRAKNTMNIMLTNVLDAAAGGLFYYLFGFAFAFGKPSNGFIGTRFFALKGVPDPSFDYSNFLFQWSFAIAVAGITSGSIAERTQFAAYLIYSSFLTGFVYPIVSHWFWSADGWAAAGRNAGESLLFDSGVIDFAGSGVVHLVGGVGGLWGALIEGPRIGRFDHAGRSVALRGHSATLVVLGTFLLWFGWYGFNPGSFAVIFKTYGPSGSSHGQWSAVGRTAVTTTLAGCTAALTTLFGKRLQTGHWKVADVCNGLLGGFAAITAGCSVVEPWAAIICGFVSAWVLIGLNHLAAALQFDDPLEAAQLHGGCGAWGIIFTALFATERYVNEVYPGRAVRPYGLLMGGGGRLLAANLVEILVIAGWVSATMGPLFYAMHKLGLLRISADEEMAGMDLTRHGGFAYVYHDEEPKPATALALKYSTTRIEPLLQKPVDVEFS; encoded by the exons ATGTCGTGCTCGTCGTTGGATCTGGCGCCGCTCCTTGGAGGCGGCATGAACGGCTCAGCCGCAGCCGACTACATCTGCAACCAGCTCTCCGACGCCGGCCACGCCATCGACACCACCTACCTCCTATTCTCCACCTACCTCGTTTTCGCCATGCAACTCGGCTTCGCCATGCTCTGCGCCGGCTCCGTGCGCGCCAAGAACACCATGAACATCATGCTCACCAACGTGCTCGACGCGGCCGCCGGCGGACTTTTCTACTACCTCTTCGGCTTCGCCTTCGCCTTCGGCAAACCCTCCAACGGTTTCATCGGCACCCGATTTTTCGCCCTTAAGGGCGTGCCTGACCCGAGCTTCGACTACTCCAACTTCCTCTTCCAGTGGTCCTTCGCCATTGCCGTCGCCGGCATCACCTCCGGGTCCATCGCCGAGCGCACACAGTTTGCCGCCTACCTCATCTACTCCTCCTTCCTCACCGGATTCGTCTACCCAATCGTATCTCACTG GTTTTGGTCGGCCGACGGGTGGGCGGCGGCTGGGAGGAACGCCGGGGAATCGCTGCTGTTTGATTCCGGAGTGATCGACTTCGCAGGGTCGGGAGTGGTCCACTTGGTGGGGGGCGTCGGAGGGCTGTGGGGGGCCCTCATCGAGGGCCCCCGCATCGGACGCTTCGACCACGCCGGCCGCTCGGTGGCCCTCCGCGGCCACTCCGCCACCCTGGTGGTGCTCGGCACTTTCCTCCTCTGGTTCGGTTGGTACGGTTTCAACCCCGGATCATTCGCCGTCATCTTTAAGACCTACGGCCCCAGTGGCTCCAGTCACGGTCAGTGGTCCGCCGTCGGACGCACCGCCGTCACCACCACCCTCGCTGGCTGCACCGCCGCGCTCACGACCCTCTTCGGTAAGCGCCTGCAGACGGGCCACTGGAAGGTGGCCGACGTCTGCAACGGGCTCCTCGGCGGCTTCGCGGCCATCACCGCCGGATGCTCGGTGGTCGAGCCTTGGGCCGCCATCATCTGCGGCTTCGTCTCCGCCTGGGTGCTCATCGGCCTCAACCACCTCGCGGCGGCGCTCCAGTTCGACGACCCCCTTGAGGCCGCGCAGCTCCACGGCGGCTGCGGCGCTTGGGGAATCATCTTCACGGCGCTGTTCGCGACGGAGAGGTACGTGAACGAGGTGTACCCGGGGCGAGCCGTGCGGCCCTACGGACTCCTCATGGGAGGCGGCGGCCGCCTCCTGGCCGCCAATCTCGTGGAGATCCTCGTCATCGCCGGGTGGGTCAGCGCCACCATGGGGCCTCTCTTCTACGCCATGCACAAGCTCGGCCTCCTCCGCATCTCCGCCGATGAAGAGATGGCCGGCATGGACCTCACTCGCCACGGCGGCTTCGCCTACGTCTACCACGACGAAGAACCAAAGCCTGCCACCGCACTAGCGCTCAAGTACTCGACTACGCGGATTGAACCGCTCCTACAAAAACCAGTGGACGTAGAATTCTCCTGA